cacttccgctattgttcaaacgatcgcatctatcgtgtgtacaatatctttgaacgatcgtgtctttatctgtatgtatgttcgcagatatcgtgcaggatcgttcgtcgttcgtttacgaataattggaagtgtgtattcAAGTCTTCAGGTCTTCTCAGCTCCCATATAGTACAGGCTCACATGATGATGATTCCTAAGCCGGGTAAGGACCATTTAGATtggtctaattatagacctatatcgcttcttaatatagatttaaaaatttTGGCTAAAGTACTTGCTACTAGACTAATTAAATTCTTTCCCTCCCTGATCCATAAGGATCAGGTAGGCTTTATACCTGGGTGTCAGGCCTTGGATAGTATCCGTCGTACCATATTGCTTACCTATTTAGCTAGAAGGTCTGGTCAAAGGTCTACGCTCTTGTCTCTTGATATGAACAAGACCTTTGACTCGATACCCTGGCAGTACCTACATTTGGTTTTGCAGAAGTGGAATATGGGGACGGAATTTATCTTGTGGATCCATAATGCTATCTACTCTAATCCGACTGCTTCTGTGAAATATTGTGGATATACTTCCAAACCCTTTAATATTGTTCATGGTACCCAGCAGGGGTTTCCTTTATCACCATTACTTTTAGTGTTGGCTTTAGAACCTCTTGTGACGTTCATTAGACAAAGTACTGAAGTTTTAGGGATTGAAGTTTCCCAATATATCcacaaaatttcactttttgcAGACGATATTTTGCTATAAATTACTTCTCCTCATGTTATGTTACCATCCATAATAAGGACTTTTGCTAGTTTTAAAACCATATCTGGGCTTAAATTTATCCAGTCTAAATCGTTAGCATTGAACGTGTCTATGTCAGGGGCAGATTTGATGGTTCTTCAGGCAAGTCTTATCTGGGTGTTTGCATTATTGCCAATCGAGAAACTTTATATAAGGCTAACGATGTACCTCTGATTAGATTTTTTTGCTCCCAGTTGAAATCTAGGAATATCCCTTACCTCTCTTGGTTTGGGCGCATATATGCTTTCAAGATTACTTTTCTCCCTAAAATTATGTACCTTATGCGGGTGCTCCTGATACCTTTCCCTTATGGGATTTGTTGAGTTCTTCAACGGAAGGTGCTACAGTTTATCTGGAAATCTGGACTTCCTCGTATTATTAGGCCGGTACTTTTTCGCCCTAAATCAGCAAGAGGCCTTGGCGTACCCCATTTGTGCTTCTACTATAAGGCGTCTCAAATAACTTCTTATCTCTGTTCATAATACCGACTGCCTTTTGTGGGTAGTGATTGAGTTAACCCCCTATCAGTCCAAACTCTGTGGCAAATTTGTTCTGGAGCCCCCTGTCTATTCTACTGaagactatgcccctgattcatcaataaaatccgccagtaaaaagctgtcggataagcgcggctccgtgcgcgagctttttccgttgctgaatagcgcgaccgcgtacgattccggatcgctaatacgaatgcgcgaccgataatccgattctgcttgatgaatcaggggcaatgaattCTTGTACCAGATAGAAAGACATGGAGGaggatttccttcactttctgtcaaGGGAAACTTTGCCAAGGGTAAAAGAAGTGACTGAAAAACTCTCCAATACAGCCAGAAATAAAAGCAGACAAGGCTCCTTTTTTCACAGATACCTAGCAACATGTTCCTGTTAACAGCCAATAACAGGGAAAGATTGGAAATTTCCCTTCCTATAAGCACCAGGAAAACCTAGGACCCTCTTATGGGCCTGAATAGGCTTTGACTGATCATCCAGACCTTGTATTGCATACAGCAGTACCCCTTATAATGGCGAAATACGTTGGGATAAAAGACACCTGCAACTACTGTTTGGACTTTTCTTAGCAATCAGCCGCTGTATCCAACTTCTGGTGCAATagaaataatcataataatcGAAATAATAATTATCTGGACAAGGTCCTAACCCATATATACAGTTTCGGCTTTTGTGTGCTGATTACAAATCACATTGATTACATAACTGATTTCAGCGCCAGCAGCACCAATTCCAGCATGTCCTAACAGAAGATCTTCATTCACAGAGATGAGATATGTAAGGCTGACACAGGTAGGTAAAGGAAGTGTTCACCTTGGGTTGgcaaagctgaactaaacttcaaaaataaaaaaattatatggacaggcgggttctttattgcagaaggaacaggttttgtctcttctgcaatgaaataaacttacTTACCTGTTTGCAGATTTTTTACTACACCCTCCTCTTGCTTCATGCCTGCTATCTTTACCCAATCCTCTGCTGGATTTGAGATCTTCAGCAAAAAGTGgtgacaaaaacaaatgtaacctaTGCTGCTGAAGAAGTTCTCTGCTTATGGTTTTGGGTGTTAAAGGAGAGTCCAGTCTGGTCATGCAGCACACGCCAGGGCACAAGCTGCTTCCTTATGACAGAACAATGAGCGCAATAGTTCTTTGCATGAAATAATCCTAAAATGATGATACTTACATGTGAGTGTAGAAAACCAGGACTGACTGGCTGCAATTGCTGGTTCTGTCTTCTTCATACTGTCATGGaaatcttttaacattttttgctcTGATACTattattttcatcttttgtaCAGTCACCGCTGGTTTAGACTTAACAAATTCCATCATAGCATCTAGAATTGTGTTAGCCATTTCTGCAGATAACACAGCACCTGGGCAAAGAAGACAAAAAGCAGAGAATGACCAAGAGGGCACATCAGGCAGGACTTTGCTTCATTTTCCTACAAAGAGTTCAGCGTGGTTTTACAATTCAGCTATACAATCAATAATGTATTCTAACTAAATCTTGTAACATGGATCTTCActgagagaaaggaaaaaaaaaagggaaaaaaacaacttCCTTCTAGTGACCCCTCTATTGACATAATACACAATTCTATCTTTATAGGGGGGTCAAGaactccttcctcctgctggtgacccgtctactgatggtgaccccacaattctatctatataggagaATTAGGACCCcacaattttatctatatataggaATCATGACCTCCCttcccctgctggtgacccctctagtgatggtgaccccacaattctatctatataggagaattaggacctccttcctcctgctggtgacctcactagtgatggtgaccccacaattctatctatatagaggaattaggacctccttcctcctgctggtgacctctctagtgatggtgaccccaatattttatctatatataggaatcaggacctcccttcccctgctggtgacccctctagtgatggtaaccccacaattctatctttataggggaatcaggacctccttccttctGCTGGTGACCTCACTaatgatggtgaccccacaattcgaTCTAactagaggaatcaggacctccttcctcctgctaatgacccctctagtgatggtgacccaaaaatgttatctatatataggaatcaggacctccctccccctgctggtgacccctctagtgatggtgaccccacaattctatctatataggggaatcaggacagAGGAATAAGGACCTCCCTCCTCCTTcaggtgacccctctagtgatgatgaccccacaattctTTCTATATAGGAGAATCAGGAcatccttcctcctgctggtgacccctctagtgatgatGACCACAGacttttatctataatatattttgtggCTTTTGGTTTTAAAGGGTTGCATATTATCCTTTCTCCTTTATGTCTGTAATCTTCTAACACAAAGCATCAATGCTTTTCATACAAATATTCAGATGTGCCCTAAAGTGTCTAGAGATTAGCAAAAAGAAGCCTCCTTTccaaaatgtctaaaataaataccattgtAGCATATTAACCAAACCTGCCCTGACAAATCTGCTTAAATACAATTGTCAGCTATAAGAGAACACATTTAGCATTTCAGACACTAAGAAATCGGGACCCTTGGGAATCTCTCACCTGTTTCCATGGCTGGTAAGGCCAGAGTAGTTGCTTGTAGTGTCTCACACATTTGCAGGGCATTTGTTATACACTGCATTAATAAATGTGGTTTATCATGACAGGCAACATGTATTATATTCTTACAGTGGAGATTTCCTCCTTGTGTGACCATGCACCCATTGTTAGGTTGggttcctgaaaaaaaacaagaatattttttaaaatatggatGTTAGGATGAAGAACAAATATTTAGAAACGAAAATCCACTGGCGAAAAAGAACCTGAAAACACTGTGCATTCGAATAATGTCGGTATTACATCTAAAATCATTTGTTCAATCTAAGCTGGTATTAGGCTCATAGCTGTAAAGGTTGACTTCCTATGAAAAAGCTTGTAAACTACAGAAGGAAGTAAAGGACAGATATCTTTGGTGTATTTGGAACTTTCCTCTCCATCATATAAACTTTGCAATTGGCAAGTGAGAAAAAGATTTGGAGAGGATATGAAAAATGGTGTCAAGTGGTAAGAGATTTATTAAGGATCTgtcttattgggcctgatttagtaaagctctccaaggctggagaagatagacgttCATAgtaaagctgggtcatccagcaaacttggaatggatatggtccaggattgaaaacacttgctaacaaattacttttggaaatccattccaggtttgctggatcacccagcttcattgatgaaaatgtatccaggTCCATTAAGTCATTGATTGAACAAAACtataaaattgttttaagatGGTATTTGGTACCAGTTAGGTTAAATAAATGTCAAGGAAAAATCTCCCCACTCTTTTTCTGGAATTTGGAACCATGGTACATATCTGGACCTGCCTTGTGATATGAAAGTTTTGGTTGGAAGTTTTTCAATTAATCGGGGAGGTTTTCAAGATTAATTTAGCATTTTGTCCTGAAACTGCTTTATGTAACTGGGTTTATATAATCCTGGCTAAACCAGCTAAAAGATTTGTTAAATATATGTTGTTAGTGGCATGCATAGCTATTGGTGAACCATGGAAGATATCAGAGGTTAAAATGAAGGATCTGAAGAAGAAATTGGACTGGATTATGGTCAAAGATAGACTTCATCAGAATAGATTTGAGATGTTTGAGTGGAATATATGGCAGacttataaatgtatgtaattagTATTTGTTGTAATGAGAgacaaaaaaacagtaataggTTGCTTTTTTGCACCTTAATGTAGTTGGATTATGATAATtgtgttgtttatttgttgttgaataatacaaatattggaaTAGAAAAGACTGGGCCATTAAACTAATGTGGCTCAATTGCTGGAGGCCCTAGAAGGAAAAAATACCCATATTTATGCCTCTACTTGGAAGCTATAACAGTAAACAGGTAAGGAAGCATTGGAGGGAggctgaaaatattaaaatggtgaGTTGTAtcctaaggttttttttctttatttaaggttttcaacatttcaaataaataacaataacttacacatttatattaaccacctaagcgttacactgaggtctagatttctgtaccaaaagtgatccactgtttttcataaaatttttttttaaattgtagacctgtaacttacagaaatatgtcaagtaaggatgtacaaaatctcgggcttaaccatccttgcagtttttttttgcccgagcgaaggtcgggcttaactgcaaggaggttaagttAGGTCTTTcctataaacaaaattatagacTGATATCCAGTTTATTTCATAAAACCTCTTTGCTGATGATAAAATAGTCCTGTTAGGAGATCAAGGAATCAGTTTTCAGCTTTCAGCATCcgctgcttccctttagctgcgcagcctgagatgtatttttttagcatCCCCAGCTGTGCctagctgaaggagattttagcagcagattagtccctgggttcattcagtcctgcccttggctgctgggactttatagtctTTCTGCTTACTCTcctcagtgcctgttgtagcgtttagctgggctgacCTGGTGGGTTAATTTATTGGTTTTTCTGTGGTTGGCTCCGTCTGTTTCCTGAAgttgtgattgtatgctgcctggactgacctttgtcaGTGATCCCGACTCTGCTTCGTCTTAACACTTGGACACcagtttggtggactgattatcTCTATATGACTTCTGGCTCTGATTCTGAACATAAACTGTTCTTAAAATGTGTACAAAGCCAACCTATCCTTTAAGATAGTAGATCATTTAGaatagcatttttttcaaataattttattacgCCTTTTCTTATTATGTGTTATTTGCCACTAAACCCTATTCATCTTCCTTCTTACCCCGTTGGTTCCTACTTAACCTTCAATATCTACATAATAAAGGCAAACCTTGATAAGGGCGATAGAGGAAGATCTATGCTGGATATACTACATGGACTGACTATAGGTGAACAGTATTGGTGGTGGTGGAGATGACTGGTGGTGAGAGTCCAGAACACAAAGGTGTAGAATTATTTGTGgggctaaataaatactattttcttTTGATTTAACCATGAAAGGTTTGGGTATATCATCTATGCCTTAATCCCTGCTCTCTGCTGAGTGAATCCCTACAATAAGAATCATTCACCTAGATATTCATGTTTCAATTTATGTATCATATGCTCTGTGTCtggtgtaaaataatatttataaagtctTACCAAGCAATGCACATTCATTCTCAATAGTAGGCCCGGCTCCTTCCAGGATGACTTTAGAAACTCCTGTAACAACACAATTTATATCAGGTTCTCAAAATACAATCCAGAATTTGTATAGTGAGTAGAAGCATTTCTTTACAAGAATAAAGGAATCAACACAATGTTcaatcaacacaaaaaaatgtttaagaaatgtGTTATTGAATACTTTATATACAAAAACTCTGCATTTTGCTGAGGGTCTATGGGTTTtccacatttttcctttaaactTAAGCCATGAAGTTTGCCgtatgaataaaatattctaaagcaAAGTCTATTATTAGAGATAAAAACATATTCTAACTCCTGAAAGATATATTAGATGTTAACCCCACCCATGGAAAAATCCCAATTTCTGAAATAACCTTCCATAAGGTCAAAAATTCTCTGCCCTTTTACTGATTTCACCAACCACTGGGCTAAGGCACCTAAAAACACGACCCTCCAATGCAGTGTATAGCATAGGGTTCATATCCTCTTTCCCTAAGTATGTCTTAAGGTGCCAACCATAATTTAATGCAGAATATTTaagaaacacaacagaaaaagCAGGGGTTTGTTGGCAAAAGTGAAAACATGTATtgaattgtcatacaatgttataAATTATCCAAAATCCtggataataaaacaaacatcagaaaaggttacaaaaaaaatagataggCATTTCTCAGTTCAGTTTGACTGGGAGATTCTGCCTAATCACTATACAGAGGCAGCTAGAATTTATCGTTAACGGTTGCGCACAACTTCTTAAACTTGACGCGTTTCACTGTTgctcaggcttcctcaggggacatggtGAGAACGCTTTATCATTGATCATTGGGTTTTGGAAGATTTGTAATCTATGATTTCCATAGGATTATCGTCCTGATGGTCAAAGTAGCCTCTTGACTGTCAGAGAGTGCTCGGCACTTCTTGCTTGCAACCTGGCAGAAGCATAATATCTAATGACAGTCAAGAGGCTACTCAGGACGATAATCCTATGGAAATCATGGATTACAAATCTTCTAAAACCTAACGATCAATCCTGGAATTCCCTCCACTTTTCTGACATCACACTACCATAGTGACCTCCATAAGGTAGGAAACACTATGATCCTGCTCTTCCCACTACCGTTCTAATAGCACACCTTCATTGTGACCTCCTTTAGGTAGAAAATACTCTGCTCCTGCCCTTCTCTCCACTTTTCATAATACCAGGTAGCTCAATGGCACTGCTGTCTGTGGCCTTTTGGTAAGGTTGTTCTGTACATCCCACAGTtttcagaatttttacattagaTGGGTCCAGCAGCATTTTTGTGAATACCTGATTTTAGGTTGAATGTGCTATCAGTCATATTGATAATGACATCACACTTTTCCTTTTTGATCTCTCCATTTTTCACCTTGAAGTTGACAGATCCAATGTTCATTGTATAAACGTTGTGTTCTGGGTTTTTCAGATTACCAAACAAAGC
The Pyxicephalus adspersus chromosome 7, UCB_Pads_2.0, whole genome shotgun sequence genome window above contains:
- the PARP15 gene encoding protein mono-ADP-ribosyltransferase PARP15, with protein sequence MITKANDKMVITKEGLNVNIKQGNIEDAMTNVVVNSVGKDLNLHFGAVSKALFGKAGNNLQNLLNKERQGRQVVDGSMFVTDCCNLSCDTVIHAVVPKWDGGNGSSERILRTIVRECLSIAENKQFRSITIPVIGTGILRFPKNTVASIMFEEILDFSSKNQLQYVKQVNIMVHLNDTENIKAFTSELEKKISSGGQKKEDKAKSLFGNLKNPEHNVYTMNIGSVNFKVKNGEIKKEKCDVIINMTDSTFNLKSGVSKVILEGAGPTIENECALLGTQPNNGCMVTQGGNLHCKNIIHVACHDKPHLLMQCITNALQMCETLQATTLALPAMETGAVLSAEMANTILDAMMEFVKSKPAVTVQKMKIIVSEQKMLKDFHDSMKKTEPAIAASQSWFSTLTYLKSSRGLGKDSRHEARGGCSKKSANSTVFSALNLIP